From Toxorhynchites rutilus septentrionalis strain SRP chromosome 2, ASM2978413v1, whole genome shotgun sequence, a single genomic window includes:
- the LOC129768609 gene encoding probable ATP-dependent RNA helicase spindle-E has translation MDDIDDFFDFSKPFNRVVISGGYCNATVIEDKTIFNKLPEREKLGKDYAGKFVKQEENQLINAFMSEAGPSTSRDTNLEDVDDDALMNDEDEEHTKALKAKEMMGPLFQRYNFTVKHNKLPIRQSKDSIMQLIRANAVVILKGPTGSGKTTQVPQYILEEAYQRKEYCNIIVTQPRKIAAMSIAKRVADERKCELGSLVGYKVGLKEKLGEDTRLLFVTTGVLLQSLITSKSMSAYTHIILDEIHERESDMDFLLIVVRRLLATNSTKTKIILMSATIDAKEFSEYFKIPKKSGYLTAPILSVDRSRQFVINEYYFDDLDKLKTDFMIEYDNPHISENMYYLAAKLVLVCDRLNIDRSEIDSNLAYKPSIIVFLPGLNEIERMKECLEELLGRVCHKEHRPNLLIKCLHSSFTTEEQAQVFVRPGPDQRKVILSTNIAESSITVPDIGYVIDFCLHRLQFTDTTTNLTSLRTEWAAQSNCIQRAGRAGRVMNGRVYRLVDRRFYEQRMNLSTSPEMVRCPLENVVLKAKELEMGPPHSILALAMNPPDLSDIRNTVLQLKELGALLKMVKGKYEQLDGDLTYLGRVVSKLPIDLRMAKLIVLGYIFSVMDDAIIIAAGMNMKNIFRNQSTVKGYSQKMYWADGSGSDGIAILNAYIAWRSRKEQTGDGGDMLNWCRRMSLDQKSLQDMAELIRDLKDRLNRVGMKEVSGANRVSWTTREKTVILKVIMAGAFYPNYFVPMTVGGKEMLERQSFTELGGRDPCNTVFFTGFDHERYIGPLYTVQIKKILSEGDFSRHQNMKVMYDRSTNRIFVTFRGSNDESDQHGTFMPGKVHTDVYRAIKLRKMGTRNRTTEIRTMRHNDAIEFATQMHLGHWEDANGWVPRKKVIKNAQLSVVPPIHRSSVVCQVTHVVHCNKFYLRNEDSKNKDIFGEIHSQLNAPSRRLKRFDPEWHFAVGQMVAAPVQEGSDQYARAELKSYRNIRSTGDGLWTVFFLDYGHIQKMGESDFRQMDRHLEALKDIPQRVFEATLSEVQPSPIISPQGIWTAQSINIFKELTLGKIFVAEIYSVVHNVASVTLRRGDENSINSELIRRKFAQYAEESYMSKLDHDLRERKQREISLDENYRMEVFRSAEMNQNATEEDELEDIAPPEEKLRCRVVLSGPHSPLETSASSIIQCSVMKPVSIETESVNSVLLDSNPQDSHEKLITAGSVNEQGNRLILRQTSIMPNIPGFGALMTLLFCPTCQLKKDEEKTRVVSLVAGLGCDKTTGQSLYPEHDLALALDVVISDDDISNINALRYTMDSILHTDQDQTIPKFGDVSIEKLKVSVKHIIIKILETERKFLDVRHAPNNYSWKVEDDAAPGSSSKTSGDFNIYSNAIFPLLKPLNLLPVNASQIDRLKKHCRELHKLALTDIHLPRDGITCRMCNTILETLPQLRIHLYSKLHRDRESQIRFR, from the exons atgGACGACATcgacgattttttcgatttcagTAAACCATTCAACCGAGTGGTTATCTCCGGGGGTTACTGCAACGCAACAGTAATCGAGGATAAAACCATTTTCAACAAATTGCCCGAACGCGAAAAGTTGGGCAAGGACTATGCGGGGAAATTTGTTAAGCAGGAAGAGAATCAACTTATCAAT GCTTTTATGTCTGAGGCTGGTCCATCAACTTCTCGCGATACAAACCTGGAGGATGTCGACGATGATGCTTTGATGAACGATGAAGACGAAGAGCATACCAAAGCACTGAAGGCGAAAGAGATGATGGGACCGCTTTTTCAGCGGTACAATTTTACCGTGAAACATAACAAACTCCCGATTCGCCAATCAAAAGATTCTATAATGCAGCTGATTCGGGCCAACGCGGTTGTAATTCTGAAGGGACCCACTGGAAGTGGTAAAACGACGCAAGTGCCGCAATACATCCTTGAGGAGGCCTATCAACGAAAGGAGTACTGCAATATTATTGTCACACAACCGCGTAAAATTGCCGCTATGTCCATCGCAAAACGCGTTGCCGACGAACGAAAGTGTGAACTGGGTTCATTGGTTGGTTATAAAGTTGGTCTTAAGGAAAAACTGGGTGAGGACACCCGTTTGCTATTCGTGACAACTGGTGTGTTGTTACAATCGCTGATTACTTCGAAATCAATGTCAGCTTACACACATATTATTTTGGATGAAATTCACGAGCGAGAATCGGATATGGACTTTTTGTTGATAGTCGTTCGCCGTCTGCTGGCAACTAATTCCACTAAGACCAAAATCATTCTCATGTCAGCTACTATCGACGCGAAAGAATTCTCAGAATACTTCAAAATTCCAAAAAAGTCCGGTTATCTGACCGCTCCCATTCTGTCTGTCGACCGATCCAGACAGTTTGTTATAAACGAATACTATTTCGACGATTTGGACAAACTGAAAACGGACTTCATGATAGAGTACGATAATCCAcatatttctgaaaatatgtaTTATCTTGCGGCCAAATTAGTGTTGGTATGCGATCGCTTGAATATTGATAGATCGGAGATTGACAGTAATCTGGCGTACAAACCATCTATCATTGTTTTCCTTCCGGGATTGAATGAGATCGAGCGAATGAAGGAATGCCTAGAGGAACTGTTAGGACGTGTTTGTCACAAAGAACATAGACCCAATTTACTGATCAAATGTCTTCATTCTTCGTTCACTACGGAAGAGCAG gcCCAAGTCTTCGTGCGCCCTGGTCCTGATCAACGTAAGGTCATTCTCTCGACTAACATTGCGGAAAGTTCTATCACAGTACCGGATATAGGATATGTCATTGATTTTTGTCTGCATCGTCTTCAGTTCACCGATACCACAACGAATTTAACCTCGTTACGTACGGAATGGGCAGCACAGAGTAATTGTATTCAACGTGCCGGTCGTGCTGGACGTGTAATGAATGGTCGCGTGTATCGATTGGTGGATCGTCGGTTCTATGAGCAGCGTATGAATCTTTCAACCTCGCCGGAAATGGTTCGCTGCCCCCTGGAAAATGTGGTTCTCAAGGCTAAGGAACTCGAAATGGGCCCACCACATTCCATTCTCGCCCTGGCGATGAATCCTCCCGATTTGAGTGACATTCGGAATACCGTCCTGCAGCTGAAAGAGCTTGGTGCGCTGCTGAAAATGGTCAAAGGCAAATATGAGCAACTGGATGGAGATTTGACGTATCTGGGCAGAGTTGTGTCAAAATTGCCAATCGATTTGCGTATGGCCAAGCTGATTGTATTGGGCTATATTTTCAGCGTGATGGATGATGCAATAATCATCGCTGCGGGaatgaatatgaagaatatattCAGAAATCAATCCACTGTGAAGGGATATTCCCAGAAAATGTACTGGGCCGATGGTTCAGGAAGTGATGGAATCGCTATTCTGAACGCATACATTGCTTGGAGAAGCCGGAAGGAGCAAACCGGTGATGGCGGAGATATGCTAAACTGGTGTCGTCGGATGTCGTTGGATCAAAAATCGCTGCAGGATATGGCAGAATTAATTCGTGATCTCAAAGATCGCCTGAACAGGGTCGGAATGAAGGAAGTGTCCGGAGCGAATCGAGTCTCGTGGACAACCCGCGAGAAGACTGTAATTTTGAAAGTCATAATGGCTGGAGCGTTCTATCCGAATTATTTCGTACCCATGACGGTGGGTGGCAAGGAAATGCTGGAGCGACAATCTTTCACCGAGCTCGGCGGACGAGATCCATGTAATACGGTTTTCTTCACCGGCTTCGATCATGAGCGATACATTGGACCGCTGTACACGGTTCAGatcaaaaaaatcctcagtGAGGGCGATTTCTCCCGGCATCAGAATATGAAG GTGATGTACGACCGCTCCACGAATCGCATTTTCGTCACATTCCGGGGCAGCAACGACGAGAGTGACCAGCATGGTACGTTCATGCCAGGTAAGGTGCACACGGATGTGTATCGTGCGATCAAGCTGCGCAAGATGGGCACAAGAAACCGTACCACCGAAATCCGAACTATGCGTCATAACGATGCGATTGAGTTTGCTACGCAAATGCATCTTGGCCACTGGGAGGACGCGAACGGATGGGTTCCCCGAAAGAAAGTAATTAAAAACGCACAACTATCGGTGGTGCCACCAATTCACCGGTCTAGTGTTGTGTGTCAGGTGACGCACGTTGTGCACTGCAATAAATTTTACTTGCGAAACGAGGATAGCAAAAATAAGGACATTTTCGGCGAAATTCATTCCCAGCTTAACGCTCCTTCTCGTAGACTTAAGCGCTTTGATCCGGAATGGCACTTCGCGGTTGGACAAATGGTTGCTGCTCCCGTTCAGGAAGGCAGCGACCAATACGCTCGAGCTGAACTGAAAAGTTACAGAAATATTCGAAGCACGGGGGACGGACTTTGGACGGTGTTCTTCTTGGATTACGGCCACATACAAAAAATGGGAGAGTCGGATTTCAGACAGATGGATAGACATCTTGAAGCTCTCAAGGACATTCCCCAGCGTGTGTTCGAAGCTACACTATCCGAGGTTCAACCATCTCCTATAATTTCCCCTCAGGGTATATGGACTGCACAATCGATCAACATTTTCAAGGAGTTGACACTCGGTAAAATATTCGTGGCCGAAATTTACTCAGTGGTGCACAATGTGGCAAGTGTAACTCTCAGAAGGGGAGATGAAAATTCGATAAATTCTGAACTGATTCGACGCAAGTTTGCCCAGTATGCAGAAGAAAGCTATATGTCCAAGCTAGACCATGATTTACGCGAACGAAAGCAGCGAGAAATTTCTCTAGATGAAAACTATCGAATGGAGGTGTTCCGGTCGGCCGAGATGAATCAAAATGCCACTGAAGAAGACGAACTCGAAGATATTGCTCCTCCCGAGGAAAAGCTCCGCTGCAGAGTGGTTCTCTCTGGTCCACACAGCCCCCTAGAAACAAGTGCTTCGTCTATCATACAATGTAGCGTGATGAAGCCTGTGTCGATTGAAACTGAATCCGTCAATTCCGTGCTGCTGGACTCGAATCCTCAGGACTCACACGAGAAGCTGATTACGGCAGGTTCTGTGAACGAACAAGGAAACCGATTGATACTTCGTCAAACTTCTATAATGCCCAACATACCCGGATTCGGCGCACTGATGACACTGCTCTTCTGTCCAACCTGTCAACTGAAGAAGGACGAGGAAAAAACTCGAGTGGTGAGTCTCGTGGCAGGATTAGGTTGCGACAAGACCACTGGACAATCTTTATATCCCGAACACGATCTGGCACTCGCACTGGATGTCGTGATCTCCGATGATGATATTTCAAAT ATCAACGCATTGCGCTACACCATGGATAGCATCCTGCACACCGATCAAGATCAAACCATACCCAAGTTTGGAGATGTATCTATTGAGAAACTGAAAGTCAGCGTGAAGCACATCATCATTAA AATATTGGAAACGGAACGTAAATTCCTGGATGTACGTCATGCTCCGAACAATTACTCGTGGAAGGTCGAGGACGACGCCGCTCCCGGATCATCCTCGAAGACTAGCGGAGACTTCAACATTTACAGTAATGCTATATTCCCGTTGTTGAAGCCTCTGAACCTGTTGCCGGTTAATGCCTCGCAGATCGACCGCTTGAAGAAGCATTGCCGCGAGTTGCACAAGTTGGCGCTCAC TGATATTCATCTGCCACGTGACGGTATCACATGCCGAATGTGTAACACAATTCTGGAAACGTTGCCTCAGTTGCGCATTCATCTTTACTCGAAGCTGCATCGCGATCGCGAGTCCCAAATCAGGTTCCGATAA